Part of the Tolypothrix sp. PCC 7910 genome, CCTACTTAGTGCAGGTCAATTGTATATTTCTGAAAGCTATTTATTCGCGTCATAGGAATTACACTATTATTTATGAACCCAGAGGAATCTCAAACCCCAGAATCGATTGATGAGTGGTTGGCGCAAATAGAAGAGCCGAGCAAGCCAGTTGCAGAGCCAGAAGACTCATCGGTTGACTCAGAGGCGGAAACAGAAGAGCAAAGTTTACTGGTGGACTCACAGCCCGATGACGCAACTTTGTCAGCACCAATTTCCCAAATAGAGGTAGAAGTTTCTCCAGTTGAGCCAACAGAAGATGCGGCTGAGTTACTTACACCATTATTACCATTGGAAACTGTGGCAGTGCGATCGCCAAGAGACTTACAATCCGCAGATAATTCACTATATGCACAAGCAGCACAACAAGTTGCTGAGTTAGAAAGTACCAAAGAAGCTCTCAAAGCCGAAATAGCCAATCTGCAAGCGACTTACAAAACTCTGCAAGCACAAGTTGGGGAAACTCAATTGACATTAGGAAAAATTGTGCAAGAGTCGCTTTCGCAGTTAGAACAGCGCAAACAAACCCTGCAAATTTCTGTTGAACAATTAGAACGTCGTCAAGAACGTATTCGTAATGAAATGCGTACGACATTTGCGGGTGCATCCCAAGACTTAGCAATTCGCGTCCAAGGTTTTAAAGATTATCTCACAGGCAGTTTACAGGATTTAGCTGCCGCCGCCGAGCAGTTGCAGCTAGTACCGCCACCTGTGATTGAACGAGAAAAACCTGTGGTCAAAGAGGTAAAACCTGCTGAATCCCAGTCTGGTATCCCCCAATTTGCACCCCAGCAGTTTCAAGATACTAGCAAGCAAATTCGCCGCCTCATTGACCAATATCGCAACAAACCCGATTATTATGGCCCGGCTTGGCAACTGCGCCGCACCTTTGAGCCAGTCCACGCTGAACGAGTGGCTAACTGGTTTTTTACCCAAGGTGGAAGAGGTGCTTTACGGACAATGGGTAGCCGCTTGCAGAATATATTAATTTCCTCGGCGGTGATTTCGATTCTCAACAGTCTTTATGGCGATCGCGTCCGCGCTTTAATATTATCTAATACACCAGAACGTCTAGGTGAATGGCGACGCGGCTTACAAGATTGTTTAGGAATCGGTCGTCCAGACTTTGGCCCAGATAGAGGGGTAGTATTATTTGAAACTCCCGAAGCTGTAGCACAAAAAGCAGAGCGGTTAGTCAAAGCTAATCAAATGCCTTTAATTATCATCGATGATTCTGAAGACCAAATTAGTCTAGGGTTACTGCAATTCCCCTTGTGGTTAGCCTTTGCCCCAGACCCCAAAACAATGAGAAATTATGATGATGATTTTTAATTAGTCATTTGTCATTGGTCATTGGTCATTAGTCAGTGGATGATTGACTAGTGACCTTTGGCTTTTTTGAATTTTGAATTTTGAATTTTGAATTATTATGGCTATTTGGTTAACTTTGTGCGGTGTAGTTTTGCTTGTAGCCTACCTACTGGGTTCTTTCCCTACAGGCTACATTGCTGTAAAGCAGTTAAAGGGTATTGATATTCGGGAAGTTGGTTCCGGTTCAACTGGCGCAACTAATGTGCTTAGAACGTTGGGTAAAGGGCCTGGGGCATTTGTGTTATTAATTGATTGCTTGAAAGGAATATTAGCGATCGCCTTAATTTATCAGTTATTTCACTTGGCCCCAGTTTATAATCTAATTCCCTCAACTGTAGATGCGAAGCTGTGGCAACCGTGGTTAGTAACAT contains:
- a CDS encoding DUF3086 domain-containing protein gives rise to the protein MNPEESQTPESIDEWLAQIEEPSKPVAEPEDSSVDSEAETEEQSLLVDSQPDDATLSAPISQIEVEVSPVEPTEDAAELLTPLLPLETVAVRSPRDLQSADNSLYAQAAQQVAELESTKEALKAEIANLQATYKTLQAQVGETQLTLGKIVQESLSQLEQRKQTLQISVEQLERRQERIRNEMRTTFAGASQDLAIRVQGFKDYLTGSLQDLAAAAEQLQLVPPPVIEREKPVVKEVKPAESQSGIPQFAPQQFQDTSKQIRRLIDQYRNKPDYYGPAWQLRRTFEPVHAERVANWFFTQGGRGALRTMGSRLQNILISSAVISILNSLYGDRVRALILSNTPERLGEWRRGLQDCLGIGRPDFGPDRGVVLFETPEAVAQKAERLVKANQMPLIIIDDSEDQISLGLLQFPLWLAFAPDPKTMRNYDDDF